From Cervus canadensis isolate Bull #8, Minnesota chromosome 28, ASM1932006v1, whole genome shotgun sequence, one genomic window encodes:
- the LOC122429575 gene encoding serpin B6-like isoform X2 gives MDALSEANGTFALTLLKKLGEDNSKNVFISPLSISSALAMVLMGARGNTAAQMSQTLSLSTSSGGGEDVHQGFQNLLSEVNRTGTQYLLRTANRLFGEKTFDFLSSFRDACRIFYQAEMEELDFVSATEESRKHINTWVAEKTDGKIRDLLAANSVDPMTRLVLVNAIYFKGNWAKPFNKEHTVERPFHVSEDVEKPVQMMFTKSTFKTTYIGEISTQILVLPYVGQELNMVILLPSENTDLNTVEKALTYEKFIAWTKPDVLAEKEVEVFLPRFTLEENYDMEGVLRDLGMTDAFDASCADFTGMSSRRGLHLSKVVHKSFVEVTEEGTEAAATTEARIMLKCLRVVYRFHADRPFLFFIQHGKTGAILFCGRFCSP, from the exons ATGGATGCGCTGTCAGAAGCAAACGGCACCTTTGCCTTGACCCTTCTGAAAAAGCTGGGTGAAGACAACTCGAAAAATGTGTTTATCTCACCCCTAAGCATCTCCTCTGCCCTGGCCATGGTCCTCATGGGGGCCAGGGGCAACACCGCAGCCCAGATGTCCCAG ACCCTTTCTCTAAGCACGAGCAGTGGCGGAGGTGAAGATGTCCACCAGGGTTTTCAGAACCTTCTCAGCGAAGTTAACAGGACCGGCACCCAGTACTTGCTCAGAACCGCCAACAGGCTCTTTGGAGAGAAGACTTTCGATTTCCTCTCG TCTTTCAGAGATGCCTGCCGCATATTCTACCAAGCAGAGATGGAAGAGCTGGACTTTGTCAGCGCTACGGAGGAGTCCAGGAAGCACATAAACACCTGGGTAGCCGAAAAGACAGATG GTAAAATTAGAGACTTGCTCGCTGCAAATTCAGTTGACCCCATGACTCGTCTGGTTCTCGTGAATGCCATCTACTTCAAAGGAAACTGGGCTAAACCGTTTAACAAGGAGCACACCGTGGAAAGGCCATTCCATGTCAGCGAG GACGTGGAGAAACCTGTGCAAATGATGTTCACGAAGTCCACCTTTAAAACGACCTACATTGGAGAGATAAGCACCCAGATTCTGGTGCTTCCCTATGTCGGCCAAGAGCTGAACATGGTCATCCTGCTGCCCAGTGAAAACACCGACTTGAACACG GTGGAGAAAGCCCTGACCTATGAGAAATTCATTGCCTGGACGAAGCCGGACGTGCTGGCCGAGAAGGAGGTGGAGGTGTTCCTGCCCCGGTTCACACTGGAGGAGAATTACGACATGGAGGGCGTCCTCAGAGACCTGGGCATGACCGATGCGTTCGATGCGTCCTGCGCCGACTTCACCGGGATGTCGTCCCGGCGAGGCCTGCACCTGTCCAAGGTCGTGCACAAGTCCTTCGTGGAGGTCACCGAGGAGGGCACGGAGGCCGCGGCCACCACAGAGGCCAGGATCATGCTGAAATGCCTGAGGGTCGTATACCGGTTCCATGCCGACCGGcccttcctcttcttcatccAGCACGGCAAGACAGGGGCCATCCTGTTCTGCGGCCGCTTCTGCTCGCCATGA
- the LOC122429575 gene encoding serpin B6-like isoform X1 — protein sequence MGAAPSLPGPCAPRLATMDALSEANGTFALTLLKKLGEDNSKNVFISPLSISSALAMVLMGARGNTAAQMSQTLSLSTSSGGGEDVHQGFQNLLSEVNRTGTQYLLRTANRLFGEKTFDFLSSFRDACRIFYQAEMEELDFVSATEESRKHINTWVAEKTDGKIRDLLAANSVDPMTRLVLVNAIYFKGNWAKPFNKEHTVERPFHVSEDVEKPVQMMFTKSTFKTTYIGEISTQILVLPYVGQELNMVILLPSENTDLNTVEKALTYEKFIAWTKPDVLAEKEVEVFLPRFTLEENYDMEGVLRDLGMTDAFDASCADFTGMSSRRGLHLSKVVHKSFVEVTEEGTEAAATTEARIMLKCLRVVYRFHADRPFLFFIQHGKTGAILFCGRFCSP from the exons ATGGGGGCGGCGCCCAGCCTCCCCGGGCCCTGCGCGCCCAG ACTCGCCACCATGGATGCGCTGTCAGAAGCAAACGGCACCTTTGCCTTGACCCTTCTGAAAAAGCTGGGTGAAGACAACTCGAAAAATGTGTTTATCTCACCCCTAAGCATCTCCTCTGCCCTGGCCATGGTCCTCATGGGGGCCAGGGGCAACACCGCAGCCCAGATGTCCCAG ACCCTTTCTCTAAGCACGAGCAGTGGCGGAGGTGAAGATGTCCACCAGGGTTTTCAGAACCTTCTCAGCGAAGTTAACAGGACCGGCACCCAGTACTTGCTCAGAACCGCCAACAGGCTCTTTGGAGAGAAGACTTTCGATTTCCTCTCG TCTTTCAGAGATGCCTGCCGCATATTCTACCAAGCAGAGATGGAAGAGCTGGACTTTGTCAGCGCTACGGAGGAGTCCAGGAAGCACATAAACACCTGGGTAGCCGAAAAGACAGATG GTAAAATTAGAGACTTGCTCGCTGCAAATTCAGTTGACCCCATGACTCGTCTGGTTCTCGTGAATGCCATCTACTTCAAAGGAAACTGGGCTAAACCGTTTAACAAGGAGCACACCGTGGAAAGGCCATTCCATGTCAGCGAG GACGTGGAGAAACCTGTGCAAATGATGTTCACGAAGTCCACCTTTAAAACGACCTACATTGGAGAGATAAGCACCCAGATTCTGGTGCTTCCCTATGTCGGCCAAGAGCTGAACATGGTCATCCTGCTGCCCAGTGAAAACACCGACTTGAACACG GTGGAGAAAGCCCTGACCTATGAGAAATTCATTGCCTGGACGAAGCCGGACGTGCTGGCCGAGAAGGAGGTGGAGGTGTTCCTGCCCCGGTTCACACTGGAGGAGAATTACGACATGGAGGGCGTCCTCAGAGACCTGGGCATGACCGATGCGTTCGATGCGTCCTGCGCCGACTTCACCGGGATGTCGTCCCGGCGAGGCCTGCACCTGTCCAAGGTCGTGCACAAGTCCTTCGTGGAGGTCACCGAGGAGGGCACGGAGGCCGCGGCCACCACAGAGGCCAGGATCATGCTGAAATGCCTGAGGGTCGTATACCGGTTCCATGCCGACCGGcccttcctcttcttcatccAGCACGGCAAGACAGGGGCCATCCTGTTCTGCGGCCGCTTCTGCTCGCCATGA